One region of Drosophila teissieri strain GT53w chromosome 2L, Prin_Dtei_1.1, whole genome shotgun sequence genomic DNA includes:
- the LOC122626632 gene encoding LOW QUALITY PROTEIN: uncharacterized protein LOC122626632 (The sequence of the model RefSeq protein was modified relative to this genomic sequence to represent the inferred CDS: substituted 1 base at 1 genomic stop codon), with translation MAVNSGHIFYLCLIGLLCFVEEHEVISAFKFFIKSSEIFXFPQLTAVQKGNTEYRLESLETRCDHDFVEYFHRVPDSQVLYTFRVVKLASAFTIDITIKVLKTHRIMYKIENFKGCEFLNNPVAFKMFGESYKTLVVNGSYFKCPIKPKIYFLKTDGIMSMIPSVHPFGRFQLSMRVKMTESRKPFVMETLLNYTIVRIK, from the coding sequence ATGGCTGTCAATAGTGGTCATATTTTTTATCTTTGCCTAATTGGCTTACTGTGTTTCGTAGAAGAACATGAGGTAATCTCAGCCTTCAAGTTTTTTATCAAGTCtagtgaaatattttaatttccgcaGTTAACTGCCGTTCAAAAGGGTAATACAGAGTACCGCCTAGAGTCGCTGGAGACAAGATGTGATCACGATTTCGTGGAATATTTCCATAGAGTGCCCGACTCTCAGGTTCTATATACTTTTCGTGTCGTAAAGTTGGCCTCCGCTTTTACCATCGATATAACAATTAAAGTGCTTAAGACACATCGAATTATGTACAAGATAGAGAACTTCAAGGGTTGCGAGTTTCTTAACAATCCtgttgcatttaaaatgtttggcGAATCATACAAAACCTTGGTGGTCAATGGCAGTTACTTCAAGTGTCCTATCAAGCCGAAGATTTACTTTCTGAAAACCGACGGCATTATGTCCATGATACCAAGCGTCCATCCATTTGGCCGCTTTCAACTATCAATGCGTGTAAAAATGACAGAAAGTCGTAAACCATTTGTAATGGAAACGCTACTAAACTATACAATTGTGCgcatcaaataa